A single region of the Deinococcus aestuarii genome encodes:
- a CDS encoding DUF1684 domain-containing protein, translated as MPDDARDVAAERRDREAYFRNEVLTDDERPAFTGTRYFEVDDRYVFRLRPDWLADPETVELSTSKGQNRPYLRSARVSVPFPEGEAELTIFSSLTEPAHAFIPFRDATSGRETYGAARYLEVKREDDWVTLDFNRTYNPYCAYGDRWNCTLPPAENMLSVLVPVGEKRYRDAH; from the coding sequence ATGCCTGACGACGCGAGAGACGTGGCAGCTGAGCGCCGGGACCGTGAGGCCTACTTCCGGAACGAGGTCCTGACGGACGACGAGCGCCCAGCCTTCACGGGGACGAGATATTTCGAGGTCGACGACCGCTATGTTTTTCGGTTGCGGCCGGACTGGCTCGCGGATCCGGAGACGGTCGAGCTGTCTACCAGCAAGGGGCAGAATCGCCCGTACCTGCGCAGTGCCAGGGTCTCGGTTCCCTTCCCGGAAGGGGAGGCCGAGCTGACGATCTTCTCCTCCTTGACGGAACCGGCTCACGCCTTCATTCCCTTCCGGGATGCCACCAGCGGCAGGGAGACCTACGGGGCGGCCCGGTACCTGGAGGTGAAGCGGGAAGACGACTGGGTGACCCTGGATTTCAACCGGACCTACAACCCCTACTGTGCCTATGGGGACCGCTGGAACTGCACGCTGCCGCCAGCGGAAAACATGCTGTCGGTTCTCGTCCCCGTGGGAGAGAAGAGGTACAGGGACGCCCACTGA